Below is a genomic region from Brassica oleracea var. oleracea cultivar TO1000 chromosome C9, BOL, whole genome shotgun sequence.
AGCTCTCTCGGCTTGAGAAGCAGCCAAACCTGCATCTCTCTCTGCTATTTTCTTCCTCTTCCATTCCATAAATAGCGCAGGTGTCATTTGTGTTGCCGTTTTCAGTTTTGCACGCTGTAACAATTTAGAACAAGAATCAAACTTATGGAGTCATGGACCTAGCAGACAGGGAAAAGCTTGAAGAAGAGTATTAAACCTCATTTTCGATTTCTTCTTCAACTGGCATCTTTTGTGACTCCTCTTCCAACAGAGCCTTCATCTGAGATTTGAGGATATAACCAGGAGGAAGAGCGTGTCTGTAATGACACTCTTTGCCACCATTGGGGCAAGCCCAGAACCACCCATACTGTTTCTTTTCCACCGCGTCCAGAAAATACTTGCAAACCTGTTTTAGTTATCGGTTAACACACAAAAACATTTAGTAAATTAGTGGAAGCTCAAATATCTCATGGATAAGCTGTACAACATCGTTTACAATAAGCTTTTACGAGCACACATGGTCATTATATATCTTAGTCATTTTTCGAATAAGCCAAGGATGTTGTTAAAAGACAATCGCATCCAAGAGGAATGAATGCTAGCATCACGAGCGAGTTCTTGCTTGGTAGGCCAAAGCAGAAATCAACAAGGAACAAGGAGGCCAAAGGACATGTAAGAACCAAATGGAATCTAAGAAGAACCATCCTATTAGCTAAAGGCAATAATATCATAAGATTCCATATAAGCTAAAGCTTAATCACAGTAAAACAAGTAAACACAACCTAAACTTGTGCATCACCTCACTTAATACATGAGTAGCCATCTCAAGCTAAAGGATGTATATTCATATACACGCCAGTTCAGAATTTTGCATACTACTGCATCCATTAACAAGAAAAATCTAAGGCTAAGCAGTGTACCCAAACACCGACGTCCTAAAAAGCAGCTAATAACAAGTTTCAGATACAAAGGGAGAAATAAGAAAGAAAGCACTTACAATATCTGTAGGCTTATTCTGGTTATATTCATTTTTCTTGGATTCCACAACCTTTTCAAGGGTCTCCTGATCCCACTCCTCCATATTTCCATCTTCAAACAGAATTAAAAAGCAACATAAGACCCATGGGAAAATATAAAACGCTTTGTTGCTACACTTGTGGTGGTGTTTACTACCTTCATCACGCTTATCGCTGTAAATATCGATCTTCTCACCCTTCCTCTGAATGTTCAAATCATGAGAGAACTTGCACTTAAATCCCTTTTGACACTGCCCATGCTTGAAAAACTCACACAGGATGGACTTTGGATCCACACCTGCCAACAAAAACACACCAAAACCATATATTATAAATACACTGAAACAGAACAAGGAAGATCAGTTTTTATCAAGAGCATTTTGTTAAGTGGAAAAAGAAAAAAAAAAGAAACATTTACCAACAGGAACTTTGGGCTGACTAATGGCAACCTTAAACAACTCATTCAACTCTTGCTCTCTCGCTTTCTCTTCCTCTTTCTTTTTCTGTCCTCACACACAAAACAAACAAACAAACATTTCATTTTCGTG
It encodes:
- the LOC106313187 gene encoding zinc finger CCCH domain-containing protein 21, with protein sequence MPPKQQPKADLAKKQKQVEDKTFGLKNKNKSKNVQKYVQSLKQSVQPKPDASKAAAKKKKEEEKAREQELNELFKVAISQPKVPVGVDPKSILCEFFKHGQCQKGFKCKFSHDLNIQRKGEKIDIYSDKRDEDGNMEEWDQETLEKVVESKKNEYNQNKPTDIVCKYFLDAVEKKQYGWFWACPNGGKECHYRHALPPGYILKSQMKALLEEESQKMPVEEEIENERAKLKTATQMTPALFMEWKRKKIAERDAGLAASQAERAKNDRMSGRELFLSNASLFVDDAEAFEEYQREKEEEEIEQKAKDKEAEAPGTSKSIGDAEQTSKEVDEEDEDDDDDDLDMDELDELEASLSKTSIQIREPND